One window from the genome of Dermacentor silvarum isolate Dsil-2018 chromosome 5, BIME_Dsil_1.4, whole genome shotgun sequence encodes:
- the LOC125946006 gene encoding uncharacterized protein LOC125946006 — protein sequence MAVGKIGEYRLGTGASWDEYVERLEMFCDANKITTDEQKRAVLLSCCGEAAYGLIVTLVKPVRPTMASYDEIKTAVRKHLHPRPSELHARFLFYRRNQAADESVADYVTALRKLTEDCGFGDKQLPLDVIMRDRFVCGIKNEAVQQRLLAEPNLTFQVAYDMGVTAEATAKQQRDIRNQGRDETKDSQGLIQATRTKQDTAAEESSCYRCNGKHAPHLCSFRKAACFKCKKIGHIAKACRSKDEVRKFQRKTSHEQKKKDSKSKGAYEMTELFSLCEVNEQEGKIHG from the coding sequence ATGGCTGTCGGCAAGATCGGCGAGTATCGTCTTGGCACGGGCGCGTCTTGGGATGAGTACGTCGAGCGGTTGGAAATGTTTTGCGACGCGAACAAGATAACAACGGACGAGCAGAAAAGAGCAGTTCTGCTGAGTTGTTGCGGCGAAGCAGCGTACGGGCTCATCGTAACCCTGGTGAAGCCAGTAAGACCGACCATGGCAAGCTACGACGAAATCAAGACGGCCGTTCGCAAGCACCTGCATCCGAGGCCTTCCGAGCTGCACGCAAGGTTTTTGTTCTACAGGAGAAACCAGGCGGCTGATGAATCGGTGGCAGACTACGTCACGGCTCTGCGGAAGCTAACGGAAGACTGCGGTTTTGGTGACAAGCAACTACCGCTGGACGTCATAATGCGAGATCGTTTCGTGTGCGGCATCAAGAACGAAGCAGTCCAGCAGAGACTTCTCGCCGAGCCCAACCTTACGTTCCAGGTCGCGTACGACATGGGCGTGACAGCTGAGGCTACAGCAAAGCAGCAGCGAGACATACGCAACCAGGGACGAGACGAGACAAAAGACAGCCAGGGCCTAATTCAAGCAACTCGCACGAAGCAAGACACCGCAGCGGAAGAGTCCAGTTGCTATCGCTGCAACGGTAAGCACGCTCCGCATTTATGCAGTTTTAGAAAGGCGGCATGTTTCAAGTGCAAGAAAATCGGACACATTGCGAAAGCCTGTCGTTCGAAAGACGAAGTTAGAAAGTTTCAAAGAAAAACTTCACACGAGCAGAAGAAAAAAGACAGTAAAAGCAAGGGCGCCTACGAAATGACCGAATTATTTTCCCTCTGCGAGGTGAATGAGCAAGAAGGAAAAATTCATGGTTGA